A window of Nitratireductor kimnyeongensis genomic DNA:
AATGCCGAGTTGACGCTCTTTGTCACGAGTTGTTCGCCAGGCAGCGGAGTAAACCCCGGGCGCATAGCATGGCCAGGTTCGCCGGCGCGAAGCGTAGAGCCGGTTTCGACGGAATCATGTCGTACGTGAATTATGGGCCGATCAGCCTTCCGCCAGGCTTCAAGTACGGCAAGCGCGTTCTGGTCGACGTCCCCGTTCCAGCGTTGCGGCCATGGAGGGCCGTCGAAGGCCTGTTGGAAATCGATCAGGAGAAGAACAGCGTCATCCATATCCATCTATGAACCTTGCAAAAATCAGGGTGCTACCGGATTGCGCGCATCCGAAAGGATCCGGCCTCCGATGGCCACGAAACACACGCCGGCGGCGCGCTCTATCCAATGCTGAAGGTGTTGAAAGCGTCGAATGATCGGCGCTGAAGACATGAAAAGCGTAACAAGGGTATACCAAACCAGCGCACTTCCAATCACAAGAACGACCATCAGCAACATCAACCAGAATGGTGTGCTCTCCGTGACCGCGGTGGCAAAAACGCTTGTGAAGAGGACAATCGCTTTGGGATTGGTCGATGTCACCAGAAAACCAAACACCAGCGGATTGCCCTTGGGCTTGTCGCCGTGCTCCCTCATTTCCAGTCGTACGGGCTGGGCAAAAAGCAGTTTGAATCCCAGATAAATGAGATAGCAGCCGCCCAGGATGCGCACCGCCCACGCCAGCAATTGATATTCGATCAGGATCGCGGAAAGACCAGCAAGACTGAGGGCTGCGTAAATACCAAGGCA
This region includes:
- a CDS encoding LysE family translocator, coding for MGPFVILAGVFAVFIPALMLPGPDFIAVVRSSMTRGTVAGLWTTLGVSLCLGIYAALSLAGLSAILIEYQLLAWAVRILGGCYLIYLGFKLLFAQPVRLEMREHGDKPKGNPLVFGFLVTSTNPKAIVLFTSVFATAVTESTPFWLMLLMVVLVIGSALVWYTLVTLFMSSAPIIRRFQHLQHWIERAAGVCFVAIGGRILSDARNPVAP